Proteins from a genomic interval of Parvivirga hydrogeniphila:
- the hisC gene encoding histidinol-phosphate transaminase — protein MAIDDIIRPDLEPLVPYAPGLRASQVREQAGVDTVLKLSSNEHPCGPFPTAMAAMRAVLPRLNRYPDGACAALKEKLARRLGVDTETLVIGNGSNEVLRLIAQAVLRPGDEVVFAWPSFVVYPMVAAIFGGVAVRVPLADGDVHDLEAILDAITPRTRIVFLCNPNNPTGTIYGKDAFARFMERVPDHVLVVVDEAYFEFVTSPEFPDALTWFDGERPLAVCRTFSKMYSLAGLRVGYAVMPPVLARAIDKVREPFNVNTVAQVAAYYSLDDEAEVRRRRAENQEQKTYLYSCFDRLGITYAPSETNFVYVHTSQPVEAFQALLAEGVIVRDFGTSPALRVTVGTPSDTERTIRAFEAAAAKLGHI, from the coding sequence GTGGCCATCGACGACATCATCAGACCGGACCTCGAGCCGCTCGTCCCGTACGCGCCAGGGCTGCGCGCAAGCCAGGTGCGCGAGCAGGCTGGCGTGGACACGGTGCTGAAACTGTCGAGCAACGAGCACCCGTGCGGTCCCTTTCCGACGGCAATGGCAGCGATGCGGGCCGTCCTGCCCCGCCTGAACCGCTATCCGGACGGGGCGTGCGCGGCGCTCAAAGAGAAGCTCGCGCGTCGCCTTGGCGTGGACACCGAGACCCTCGTCATCGGCAACGGCAGCAACGAGGTGCTGCGACTGATTGCGCAGGCGGTTCTGCGGCCCGGCGACGAGGTCGTGTTCGCGTGGCCGTCCTTCGTCGTGTACCCGATGGTGGCCGCAATCTTCGGCGGCGTCGCCGTGCGGGTGCCCCTCGCCGATGGGGACGTGCACGACCTGGAGGCAATCCTCGATGCAATCACGCCGCGGACGCGCATCGTCTTCCTCTGCAACCCCAACAACCCCACGGGAACCATCTACGGCAAGGACGCGTTCGCACGTTTCATGGAGCGCGTGCCGGATCACGTGCTGGTCGTCGTGGACGAGGCGTACTTCGAGTTCGTGACGTCGCCAGAGTTTCCCGATGCGCTCACCTGGTTCGACGGCGAGAGGCCGCTTGCGGTCTGCCGGACCTTTTCCAAGATGTACTCGCTTGCAGGGCTGCGCGTCGGCTACGCGGTCATGCCACCGGTTCTCGCGCGCGCCATCGACAAGGTCCGGGAGCCGTTCAACGTGAACACCGTGGCGCAAGTGGCGGCGTACTACTCGCTGGACGACGAGGCCGAGGTGCGGCGGCGTCGGGCCGAGAACCAGGAACAGAAGACCTACCTCTATTCGTGCTTCGACCGGCTCGGCATCACGTACGCGCCGTCGGAGACGAATTTCGTGTACGTGCACACCTCCCAGCCGGTCGAAGCGTTCCAGGCGCTGCTCGCCGAAGGGGTCATCGTGCGGGACTTCGGGACGAGCCCTGCGCTGCGGGTGACCGTCGGCACGCCGTCCGACACCGAGCGCACGATCCGGGCCTTCGAGGCCGCAGCCGCCAAACTCGGCCACATCTGA
- the aroF gene encoding 3-deoxy-7-phosphoheptulonate synthase, which produces MLIVMRDHATREEIDHVVALLKEAGAEAHLSRGEVKTIIGVIGDREVMYSLELEGLPGVEQVVRVLKPYKLVSRDFQPEDTVVCVGSAAIGGSSFAVIAGPCSVETEEQVLKTARAVKVAGATILRGGAFKPRTSPYAFQGLGVEGLRLLRAAADDVGLPMVTEVLDVRDAETVAEYADMLQVGARNMQNFMMLEELGRLRKPVLLKRGLSATIEEVLSAAEYVLKGGNRDVVLCERGIRTFETYTRNTLDLAAVSALKTLTHLPVIADPSHGTGRRDLVRPMCRAALAAGADGVMVEVHIDPEHARCDGPQSLTPEMFADLVAELRPLASIVGRSVGTEA; this is translated from the coding sequence GTGCTCATCGTCATGCGGGATCACGCGACGCGCGAGGAGATCGATCACGTCGTCGCGCTTCTGAAGGAGGCCGGCGCCGAGGCGCATCTCTCGCGCGGCGAGGTGAAGACCATCATCGGGGTCATCGGCGACCGCGAGGTGATGTACTCCCTCGAACTGGAAGGCCTGCCCGGTGTCGAGCAGGTCGTCCGGGTCCTCAAGCCGTACAAGCTCGTCTCTCGGGACTTCCAGCCGGAAGACACGGTCGTGTGCGTCGGGTCGGCCGCTATCGGCGGCTCCTCGTTCGCAGTGATCGCCGGGCCGTGCTCGGTGGAGACGGAAGAGCAGGTCCTGAAGACCGCGCGCGCCGTGAAAGTGGCAGGCGCGACGATACTCCGAGGAGGCGCGTTCAAGCCACGCACCAGCCCATACGCGTTCCAGGGGCTCGGCGTGGAAGGGCTTCGGCTCCTGCGGGCGGCTGCCGACGACGTGGGGCTTCCGATGGTGACCGAGGTGCTGGACGTGCGCGACGCCGAGACGGTCGCCGAGTACGCGGACATGCTGCAAGTAGGCGCACGGAACATGCAGAACTTCATGATGCTCGAGGAGCTCGGCAGGCTGCGCAAGCCGGTGCTTCTCAAGCGGGGCCTGTCTGCCACGATAGAGGAGGTCCTCTCCGCGGCGGAGTACGTCTTGAAAGGCGGCAACCGCGACGTCGTGCTCTGCGAGCGCGGCATCAGGACTTTCGAGACCTATACGCGCAACACGCTCGATCTGGCCGCGGTCTCCGCTCTCAAGACGCTCACCCATCTGCCGGTGATCGCCGACCCGTCGCACGGCACCGGCAGGCGCGACCTCGTGCGGCCGATGTGCCGGGCCGCGCTTGCCGCTGGTGCCGACGGCGTGATGGTGGAGGTCCACATCGACCCAGAGCACGCGCGGTGCGACGGCCCGCAGTCGCTCACGCCTGAGATGTTCGCCGACCTTGTTGCGGAGCTGCGTCCGCTCGCCTCGATTGTCGGGCGCAGCGTGGGAACGGAGGCGTGA